The genomic window GGTTTCCTGGTCAAATAATTGCGGCAAAAAAATCACGGCTAATGCCACCAGAACAATCGCCCCAACCAACCGTTGTTTTAAGCCGTCATCCATTATTTATTTCTGCTCCTCAACCCAACATGGAATAAACGCTAATGTTTCTGCAACAGTATAGAATGAGCCTAGCACGATAATTTCTTCATTGGGCTCTGCTTCTTTGACAGCTTGCTCAATTGCCAATCTAACTTGCTTAAATGGCTGCACATTTTCTATTGCTTGGCCAGCAAAAACTGCTTTCAACGCCTCAACGGACAAAGCTCGTTCAGCATCAACCTGGCTGATATACCAATGATCAATGACTGGAGTCATCGCTGCTACAATGCCCTCAACATCTTTATCAGCCAATACAGCAAAAACCGCTCGCCTTGCTTGATAAGTTTGTTGCAAACGCTGTGCGATCATTTCTGCCGCAGCGGGGTTATGGGCAACATCTAAAATCAATCGAACCGGCTTACCTTTAATCCTGACTTGCTCTACTTGCAAGCGGCCTAATAGTCTAGCACTCATTAAGCCATTCACTATGGCTTCATACGGTATTGATAAAGGCAACTGTTGCAGGGTTTGCAAGACAGTTAGTGCATTGGTAAAGGGCAGCGAAGGATAAGGCAAACCAGGTATTTCACAATCAACGACTTTTCCAGCCCTATCGATATTTGTTTTACCTTTAAATACCCAGGTATTAGCTTGTTGTTCAGCAATAAAGTCCTTACCTTTAACCAACAGCTGAAACTGCTCGGCTTCAGCTCGCTGGATAACTGACGGGTAAAGGGTTTCATCACCATAGATCAATGGCGCATCTGGCCGAGCGATACCGGTTTTTTCCCAGGCAATTGTATTTAAGTCATTACCTAAAAAGCTTTCATGGTCCAGGCCAATACTAGTCACTACAGCAATATCCGGATCAATAATATTGACTGCATCCAACCGCCCCCCTAACCCCACTTCAAGCAATACAACATCTAACGGCTGTTGCTGAAACAACCAAAAAGCTGCCAAAGTGCCAAACTCAAAGTAAGTTAGAGAAGTCTCTTTCCTGGCTAAGTCAACCGCATGGAATGCTTCTATTAACTGGCTATCGGATACCGGCTGCCCCTCAATCACCACTCGTTCGTTATAGTGTAAAAAGTGAGGAGAGGTATATACCCCAACTCGGTAACCCGCCTGTTGTAAAATCGCCTGCAACATGGCAATAGTACTGCCTTTGCCATTAGTACCTGCAACCGTAATCACCCATTTGCCAAGTTTAGCTGGATTAAGTTGGGTAAAAACCTGTTGAATGCGCGTTAAACCAAGATCAATTTCGGTAGGGTGAAGGCTCTCTAACCAAGAGAGCCACTCAGTTAATTGTTTACACCTCATTTTTTGGTTCTGTTGCAGGTGGCTGCTCTTCAGTATTCTCTGTATTTGCTTCAGCAGCTGGCTCGCTGGTTTCACTCGCGTCATCACTCTGCGCCTGATCGGCAACAGCTGTCGTCTCTTCTTCTGCCACCTCATTCGCAGCAATTTCTGCAGTAAAATAAAAGGTCATTTTTTCCAGTAAGGAAGCAATCCGGTCACGAAGCTGGCTTCGTTGTAAAATCATATCAACGGTGCCATGTTCTAATAAAAACTCACTGCGTTGAAAGCCTTCAGGTAATTTTTCCCGAACCGTTTGCTCAATGACTCGAGGACCAGCAAAGCCAATCAGTGCATTTGGCTCAGCAATATTAATATCACCCAACATGGCTAAACTGGCAGAAACCCCACCATAAACTGGATCAGTCAAAACAGAAATAAAAGGCAGGCCTGCGGCTTTCAGTTTTTCAAGCGCAGCACTGGTTTTTGCCATTTGCATTAAAGAAAATAACGCTTCCTGCATCCGCGCCCCACCGCTGGCCGCAAAACACACTAAAGCGCAACGTTGCTCCAAACAGACATTCACCGCTTGAACAAATTTCTCTCCCACTACTGACCCCATTGAGCCGCCCATAAAGGAAAACTCAAAGGCTACTGTAGCCACGGGTACACCTTTAACAGTACCTTTCATGGCTAATAACGCATCTTTTTGCCCGGTTTGTTTTTGTGCAGCATTTAACCGGTCTTTATATTTTTTGCTATCTCTGAATTTCAGGCGATCTTCCGGCTCTAAATCTGCCGCAATTTCCTCACGATTTTCTGGATCTAAAAAGTAATCTAAACGCGTTCTAGCAGAAATCCGCATATGGTGGTCACATTTTGGACACACATCGAGATTTTCTTCAAGCTTTGGCTGATACAAAATTGCCCCACACTTGACGCACTTTTTCCACAGCCCTTCTGGTACATTACTGTGTTTTTTCGAACCAGACAAAGACGGCAGATTAAATTTATCTAATAACCAATTAGCCATAAGTTGCTACCTAAAATAACAAAGCGGAGGTGCTAATGCAGAACCCCTATGAATATTCTGGGGCAATACCCTAGCACTTCCGCTACAAACAAAAAATACGATAAAACCCTATATAAGATCTATTGACGTTTGCTCCAAGATTCTGCTAAGGGCAAACACCAAACAAAACCTATTAATCAATTGCCTGACGAATAGAGCCTAGTAGCTCTTTAACCGCAGCAATGGTAGTTTGATCATTATTGCCAGCAGCAATTTTTTTCACAATTGCACTGCCCACCACCACTGCATCAGCCGTTTGAGCAATCGCCCTGGCCGTTTCCGCATCTCGAATACCAAACCCAACACCCACAGGTAACTGAGTATATTGTCGAATCCTTGCTAGTTGACTGTTGACCGCATCGACATCAAGGGTAGCAGCCCCAGTGACACCTTTTAAGGACACATAATAAATAAACCCAGAGGCACTATCACAAATGGTTTTAATTCTGGCTTCTGCTGTCGTAGGGGCTAATAGATAAATAGTATCTATATCTTTTGCTTTTAGCTGTTCAGCCAACGGGCCAGCCTCTTCTGGTGGTAAGTCCACGGTTAAGACGCCATCGACACCCGCTTCAGCAGCAGCTTCAGCAAATACTTGATAGCCCATCACTTCAACTGGATTGAGATATCCCATTAATACAACAGGCGTTTGATTATCCTGTTGGCGAAACTCAGCCACCATTGCCAACACGTTTGACAGCGTAACGCCATGGGATAGTGCTCTCTCGCAAGCCTGCTGAATAACAGGCCCATCAGCCATGGGGTCAGAAAAGGGGACCCCAAGCTCAATAATGTTAGCCCCCGCTTCCACCATTGCATGCATTAACGGCACAGTCAGCTGGGGTGAATTATCACCAGCGGTCACATAAGGAATCAACGCCTTCCGCTGTGTGTTTTTCAGTTGTTCAAAACAAGATTGTATTCGACTCATTGTTCGCCCCGTTAGCTCCAGTCCACGCCATCAATTGCCGCTACGGTATGAATATCTTTATCGCCACGGCCTGATAAATTGACCACAATGACTTGATCATTTGCCATCGTGGGTGCTAGCTTTTCGACATAAGCTAACGCATGACTACTTTCTAAAGCAGGGATAATCCCTTCCATACGAGTCAAACTATGAAATGCGGCTAATGCCTCCTGGTCAGTAACCGCCACATATTCTGCTCGGCCAGTATCTTTTAACCAAGCATGCTCAGGCCCTACGCCAGGATAGTCTAAACCTGCCGAAATAGAGTGAGTGTGAATGATCTGGCCTGCATCATCTTCCATTAAATATGTGCGGTTGCCGTGCAATACCCCTGGTTTACCAGCACATAAAGGTGCTGCATGACGACCAGTGGCCAAGCCTTCACCAGCTGCCTCTACTCCAATAATATTAACGGAGGTATCACCAATAAAGGGATAAAACAACCCAATCGCATTAGAGCCACCCCCGACACAAGCCACAATGCTATCGGGTAATTTACCTGTTTGCTCAAGACATTGACTACGCGCTTCACGGCCAATGACTGACTGAAAATCACGGACCATTTGAGGATAAGGGTGGGGCCCGGCCACAGTACCAATAATATAAAAGGTATTATCTACATTGGTCACCCAGTCACGCATGGCTTCATTTAAAGCATCTTTTAGGGTACGAGAGCCAGACTCAACAGGAATCACTTCAGCACCCAGTAGCGACATCCGATACACATTCAACGATTGTCGTTTAACGTCTTCAGCACCCATATAGACATGACACTCTAAGCCCAGGCGAGCAGCTACGGTTGCTGAAGCAACGCCATGCTGGCCAGCTCCGGTTTCAGCAATCACCCGAGGCTTCCCCATATGCTTAGCCAGTAGTGCCTGGCCAATGGTGTTATTCACCTTATGGGCACCAGTATGATTTAAGTCTTCACGCTTTAAATAAATTTGCGCACCACCCAGGTGCTTGGACCATCGCTCAGCAAAATACAGTGGAGATGGACGACCAACATAGTGAGCTAGGTCTTTATCAAACTCTGCCTGAAAGTCTGGGTCTCGCCACAATTTGTGGTAAGTTTCTTCTAACTCAGCTAATGCCGCCATCAAGGTTTCAGATACAAAACGACCACCGTAAGGCCCAAAATGACCACGGCTGTCGGGTAGTTTTAATAGATCTTCAACACTGTATTGTTGAGACACTGGCAACCTCTCGAATAAACGCATTAATTTTGGCAGGATCCTTAATACCTTTTGCTTGCTCCACCCCGCCACTCACATCCACAGCAAAAGGTTTTACCTGTTGAATAGCCATTGCCACATTATCAGCGGATAAGCCACCGGCAAGAATAATCGGTTTGCTGGGATGAGCAGGAATACACTGCCAATTAAAAGTTTCACCGGTTCCACCTGGAATACCGGGGCGGTAACTATCTAATAAGATACCTGCCGCCGACTTATACTGCCCGATAATACGGTTAATATCCATCCCTTCTCGCACTCGAAGGGCTTTTATATAAGGTTTATTGAATTGCTGACAAAAAGCTTCTGACTCATCACCATGAAATTGCAGTAATCCCAATGGCACTTCAGTTAACACTTGTTGTACAAATTCTGTTGCTGCATTCACAAACAGGCCAACTGTCGTAATAAATGGAGACAAGCTCGCTGCGATTGCAGCCGCCTGTTGGATATTCACCGCTCTTGGGCTTTGCTCATAAAACACTAGGCCTATGGCATCAGCACCGGCATTCACCACGGCCTCAGCATCCACCACCCGAGTGATACCACAAATTTTTACCCGTACACGTTGATTCATATACAACTCAAAACCAAGTTATTCAAAACTAAGCTAGATTAGTCTGCTAGCCAGGGTGATAGAAAGTATGGGCCTAAGGGAGGGGAAGGTAAATCAAATTGTTCTGGATAGCCTACATCAACAAAATATAAGCCATAGGGTGGCGCAGTGACTCCCCCCTGAGTTCGATCACGGGCGGTTAATACCTCTTCAACCCAACCAACAGGACGTTTGCCACAACCAATAGCCATGAGTACCCCGGCAATATTACGCACCATATGGTGTAAAAATGCATTGGCTTTTACATCAATAACAATTAAGTCACCAAAGCGCTCCACCCGAAAATGCTGAATCGTCTTCACCGGAGACTTGGCCTGACAGCCGATAGCCCGAAACGAGCTAAAGTCATGCTCGCCTTTTAAAGCTTGAGCAGCCTCACTCATCAAGGTCACATCGAGCGGCCGATAGTTCCAGGTCACCCCTTTGGGTAAGTGGGCAGGTCGCACTGGGGTATTTAGAATGACATAGCGATAGCGGCGATACACTGCACTAAAACGGGCATGGAAACTATCATCCACCGGTTTAACCCAGCGTACTGAGATATCATTAGGAAGGTTACTATTGGCGCCAAATACCCAGCTCCGTTCAGAGCGCTTCGCCGAGCTGTCAAAGTGGATGATTTGATTACAACCATGTACTCCAGTATCCGTCCGTCCTGCACAGATCACCGTTAGTGGATGATCAGCCACTTCGCTGATAGCAGCCTCTACTGCACGTTGAACGGTTTTGATACCTGAGCGCTGGGCTTGCCAGCCATGATAATGGGAACCATCGTATTCGATGCTGGCAGCAAAGCGTTGAACCGCTTCAGTCGCTGGCTGCCGATCAGCGGCTGAATCATGGGATTGCACCTGAGTCATTACTCCCTACTATCTGATTTACTACCCACCATCTATTTTTAACCCCCTCATCCTAACCTTCTCCCCCACGGGGGAGAAGGGACTTGATTTGAAGCACTTTTGCGACACCCTGGGAGAGGGCTGGGGTGAGGGGAAATAGTAATGGTTATTGCTAGTCCATGCTATCCAAAAGTCCCTGCGCTTCTTTTTTCTGCACATCATTACCTTCAGACATGACCTCATCCAAAATATCCCGAGCACCATCCTGGTCACCCATATCAATATAGGCACGGGCTAAGTCAAGCTTAGTAGCCGCTTCGTCAGCATCAGCCAAGAACTCATAATCCTGTTCTTGGCCAGCAGCAGGCGCTTTTGCGACTGCCGGCTTCGCTTGTACTTTAGGCTCAGCGACAGCTGTTGCAGTACCATGATCCTCCACAGGTGCAGGCCTTGTAACTGGAGCTTCAGCAGTTACATCCATATCATCATCCATATCCAAATCATCAATTGCCAACTCAGCTGCCAGGCTTTCAGTGGCTGCATCTAAATCAGCCAGGTTATCTTCCATTGCATCAGAGTCTAAGATAAAGGCTTCCTCTTCTTCAGAAAGCTCTACATTTTCAGCCTTAGTTAGCGTTTCTGGTGGGGCTGACTGCTCAACAGGAGGCTCAGGTGCTTTTGCTACCTCCGCTGCAGGCTCTTCTATTGCTGCAGGCTCCTCCAGATCAAGTGCATCCTCACTCAAATCAAGCTCGAGATCATCCAGTGAGGTTTCCAAACTCTCTTCCAGCTCAGTTGAGGTTGACTCCATATCCAGGCTCAACTCATCATCCAAGCTAAACTCTTCTTCTGTAGGCAGCTCTTCTTCCAAGTCACTCAGATCAAGCTCTAAGGCTTTTTCGAGATCTTCTGTCTCAGCTTCAGCTTCCGCTGTTGACTCCAAATCTAAAGACAGCTCATCAAGACTCTCTGCCACCTCTTCAGAGGCAACTTCATCATCTAGGCTTAATTCAAGATCAAGCTCTTCTTCAAGTGCAGCTGGCTCTTCCATGCCTTCTTCCAGGCTGCCAAGGTCTAAACCAAACTCTTCACTTTCAAGCTCTGCATCTAGACTCGTTTCTAAATCATCCAGACTTAGCTCATCTGCCTCAGCAGTAACAGACTGTTGATTAAGCTCACCCTCCAAGTCCAAATCATCAAGGGATAAGCTTTCATCAAGATCATCCATTGTTAAGGTGTCATCAGTCAGCTCTTGCTCTAAGCCAGCAAACTCATCTACTTCCTCAGCCGCAATTCTGGGTGCTGCTGGTGCCAGCGCATCACCAAACTTTGCTTTTAGTGCTTCTGCCTGCTGAATAGCCCCTTGATCAGCCAGCTCATGCAACTCCTGTAGCTCTTGGCTAAACGCATTAGCATCTTGCATTTCGGCATAGACTTCCAGCAGCTTCACCCGTAAGTCACTACGAGAAGGCTCATCATTGATTGCATTGCGTAACAACTGCTCTGCTTCAGAGAAGCGCCCGTAGGCAATATAAATATCAGCTTCACCCATAGGATCTGCTGTTTGCGGTGTTACAGGTTCTGTCGGCTCTTCCTCTGCCACTTCCAATGCTTCTTCAGCACCACCGCCGCTCACTCCGCTAACGACGGTTTGGTCCTCCCCCAGGCCTTCCTCCTCAAACTCCTCGTAAAACTCTTCATCTTCTTGTGCTCGCCGCCTAGACCAGAGGAATAGCCCTCCAACTAATGCGACAATAACGCCACCCACAGTTCCCAATAACACAGGGCTCGCAAGTACCTGGTCAATAATACCCTGCTCAGGCTTAGGTTCAGGCTTGGTTTCTGGTGTAGTGGTGGGTTGCACAGGCTGTTTATCAACTACAACCTCAGGGGTAACTGCTTTTGTTGCTTGCTCAGCTTGTTCTTGGGCTTCTGACAACTGGGTTTGCAAAGCAGCCAACTGCTCATCTTTCAGACTCAATAGACGTTGCAAGGTGCCAATCTGGTCTTCCAACTCTTGCAACCTTGCGCCCTGCTCTTCAATCTCACGCTGTGATTTATCAAGATTTTCCTGAGCAAGTGACAACTCATTTTTAAGCTCACTCACTTGTGCATCAGAAGCACCTTCGGGCTGGCCTGTATCAGCACCCGTTTCATCTGGCTGACTAGCTGTTGATGTGACAATGGTTAGCTTGCCATCTTGAGTGGTTTCCGTTACCACTGGCTCAACATC from Spartinivicinus poritis includes these protein-coding regions:
- the folC gene encoding bifunctional tetrahydrofolate synthase/dihydrofolate synthase; translated protein: MRCKQLTEWLSWLESLHPTEIDLGLTRIQQVFTQLNPAKLGKWVITVAGTNGKGSTIAMLQAILQQAGYRVGVYTSPHFLHYNERVVIEGQPVSDSQLIEAFHAVDLARKETSLTYFEFGTLAAFWLFQQQPLDVVLLEVGLGGRLDAVNIIDPDIAVVTSIGLDHESFLGNDLNTIAWEKTGIARPDAPLIYGDETLYPSVIQRAEAEQFQLLVKGKDFIAEQQANTWVFKGKTNIDRAGKVVDCEIPGLPYPSLPFTNALTVLQTLQQLPLSIPYEAIVNGLMSARLLGRLQVEQVRIKGKPVRLILDVAHNPAAAEMIAQRLQQTYQARRAVFAVLADKDVEGIVAAMTPVIDHWYISQVDAERALSVEALKAVFAGQAIENVQPFKQVRLAIEQAVKEAEPNEEIIVLGSFYTVAETLAFIPCWVEEQK
- the accD gene encoding acetyl-CoA carboxylase, carboxyltransferase subunit beta, with the protein product MANWLLDKFNLPSLSGSKKHSNVPEGLWKKCVKCGAILYQPKLEENLDVCPKCDHHMRISARTRLDYFLDPENREEIAADLEPEDRLKFRDSKKYKDRLNAAQKQTGQKDALLAMKGTVKGVPVATVAFEFSFMGGSMGSVVGEKFVQAVNVCLEQRCALVCFAASGGARMQEALFSLMQMAKTSAALEKLKAAGLPFISVLTDPVYGGVSASLAMLGDINIAEPNALIGFAGPRVIEQTVREKLPEGFQRSEFLLEHGTVDMILQRSQLRDRIASLLEKMTFYFTAEIAANEVAEEETTAVADQAQSDDASETSEPAAEANTENTEEQPPATEPKNEV
- the trpA gene encoding tryptophan synthase subunit alpha; its protein translation is MSRIQSCFEQLKNTQRKALIPYVTAGDNSPQLTVPLMHAMVEAGANIIELGVPFSDPMADGPVIQQACERALSHGVTLSNVLAMVAEFRQQDNQTPVVLMGYLNPVEVMGYQVFAEAAAEAGVDGVLTVDLPPEEAGPLAEQLKAKDIDTIYLLAPTTAEARIKTICDSASGFIYYVSLKGVTGAATLDVDAVNSQLARIRQYTQLPVGVGFGIRDAETARAIAQTADAVVVGSAIVKKIAAGNNDQTTIAAVKELLGSIRQAID
- the trpB gene encoding tryptophan synthase subunit beta: MSQQYSVEDLLKLPDSRGHFGPYGGRFVSETLMAALAELEETYHKLWRDPDFQAEFDKDLAHYVGRPSPLYFAERWSKHLGGAQIYLKREDLNHTGAHKVNNTIGQALLAKHMGKPRVIAETGAGQHGVASATVAARLGLECHVYMGAEDVKRQSLNVYRMSLLGAEVIPVESGSRTLKDALNEAMRDWVTNVDNTFYIIGTVAGPHPYPQMVRDFQSVIGREARSQCLEQTGKLPDSIVACVGGGSNAIGLFYPFIGDTSVNIIGVEAAGEGLATGRHAAPLCAGKPGVLHGNRTYLMEDDAGQIIHTHSISAGLDYPGVGPEHAWLKDTGRAEYVAVTDQEALAAFHSLTRMEGIIPALESSHALAYVEKLAPTMANDQVIVVNLSGRGDKDIHTVAAIDGVDWS
- a CDS encoding phosphoribosylanthranilate isomerase; amino-acid sequence: MNQRVRVKICGITRVVDAEAVVNAGADAIGLVFYEQSPRAVNIQQAAAIAASLSPFITTVGLFVNAATEFVQQVLTEVPLGLLQFHGDESEAFCQQFNKPYIKALRVREGMDINRIIGQYKSAAGILLDSYRPGIPGGTGETFNWQCIPAHPSKPIILAGGLSADNVAMAIQQVKPFAVDVSGGVEQAKGIKDPAKINAFIREVASVSTIQC
- the truA gene encoding tRNA pseudouridine(38-40) synthase TruA, whose product is MTQVQSHDSAADRQPATEAVQRFAASIEYDGSHYHGWQAQRSGIKTVQRAVEAAISEVADHPLTVICAGRTDTGVHGCNQIIHFDSSAKRSERSWVFGANSNLPNDISVRWVKPVDDSFHARFSAVYRRYRYVILNTPVRPAHLPKGVTWNYRPLDVTLMSEAAQALKGEHDFSSFRAIGCQAKSPVKTIQHFRVERFGDLIVIDVKANAFLHHMVRNIAGVLMAIGCGKRPVGWVEEVLTARDRTQGGVTAPPYGLYFVDVGYPEQFDLPSPPLGPYFLSPWLAD
- a CDS encoding FimV/HubP family polar landmark protein, which encodes MVRKLVVAMAATGALSSGVVNALGLGDIALKSALNQPLNAEIELIQIRDLNANEILPNLATREDFNRAGVERIFFLNNMKFETVVRPNGSAYIKVSSNKPVREPYLNFLVEVHWPSGRLLREYTVLLDPPTFTEQAPTAVEAPATAEPVAERPAPVATTTTAEPTTVTTTPTDTGFQGGDTYQVQANDTLYEIAAKVKPSNQVTVQQTMLALQQDNPDAFINNNINLLKKGKVLRLPDEQRVRNVSVSDAVTQIKQQNQAWKQGATDLAAPQIDATPRTDVEPVVTETTQDGKLTIVTSTASQPDETGADTGQPEGASDAQVSELKNELSLAQENLDKSQREIEEQGARLQELEDQIGTLQRLLSLKDEQLAALQTQLSEAQEQAEQATKAVTPEVVVDKQPVQPTTTPETKPEPKPEQGIIDQVLASPVLLGTVGGVIVALVGGLFLWSRRRAQEDEEFYEEFEEEGLGEDQTVVSGVSGGGAEEALEVAEEEPTEPVTPQTADPMGEADIYIAYGRFSEAEQLLRNAINDEPSRSDLRVKLLEVYAEMQDANAFSQELQELHELADQGAIQQAEALKAKFGDALAPAAPRIAAEEVDEFAGLEQELTDDTLTMDDLDESLSLDDLDLEGELNQQSVTAEADELSLDDLETSLDAELESEEFGLDLGSLEEGMEEPAALEEELDLELSLDDEVASEEVAESLDELSLDLESTAEAEAETEDLEKALELDLSDLEEELPTEEEFSLDDELSLDMESTSTELEESLETSLDDLELDLSEDALDLEEPAAIEEPAAEVAKAPEPPVEQSAPPETLTKAENVELSEEEEAFILDSDAMEDNLADLDAATESLAAELAIDDLDMDDDMDVTAEAPVTRPAPVEDHGTATAVAEPKVQAKPAVAKAPAAGQEQDYEFLADADEAATKLDLARAYIDMGDQDGARDILDEVMSEGNDVQKKEAQGLLDSMD